The genome window CGCCCGGGTGACCGTCGTAGACGAAGACCGTGGGCAGCTGGGTGTCCGGGTGCAGCGGCACCGAGACACCGCCGATGTCCCAGCGGTCGCAGGTGGCGAAGAGCGGCAGCAGGCCGATCGAGGCGTGCTCGGCGGCGTGCGCGGCACCCGGCAACTGGTCGAACGGGACCAGTGCGTCGAGCAGCTGGTCCTCGGTGACGGTCCACCAGACCGCCCGGGTGCGCAGTGTCCGGGGCGGGAGGTCCAGCTTGCTCTCGCCGAGCACCTCGCCGGTGGCGATGCGCTTGCGCAGGTACCCGACGACCTGGTTCACCACCTCGACCGAGCCGAAGTTGAGCGTGCCCTCGCCCCAGTTGACGGTCCGCTCGGTCGACATGACGGAGATGGAGGTGATGTCGCGGGCCGAGGTGGTGTAGGAGGGGTTGGCGGCCGACACCAGTGCGACCGAGTTCTCCAGGTCGAGCTCGCGCACCAGGTAGGTGCGGCCCTGGTGCAGGTGGACGGCGCCGGTGTGCACGGTGGTGTGCGAGGCGGCCGCGTCCACCGTGCCCAGCAGCCGTCCGGTGGATTCCTCGACGATCTGCACCGGGTTGCCGCCGCTGCCGCGCAGGTCGACCGAGTCGACCGCGCGCTCGCGACGGGTCCAGTACCAGGACCCGTCGGAGCGGCGGCGGAGCAGCCCGCGCCGTTCGAGCACCGGGAGCAACTGGGCGGTGTTCGGGCCGAAGAGGTCGAGGTCCTCGGCCGTCAGCGGGAGTTCGGCCGCCGCGGCGCACAGGTGCGGGGCCAGCACGTGCGGGTTGTCCGGGTCGAGCACGGTGGCCTCGACCGGCCGCTCGAAGAGTGCCTCCGGGTGGTGCACCAGGTAGGTGTCCAGCGGGTCGTCCCGGGCGATCAGTACGGCGAGCGCGCCCTGCGCCTCGCGCCCGGCCCGCCCGGCCTGCTGCCACAGCGAGGCCCGGGTGCCCGGGTAGCCGGCCAGCAGGACCGCGTCCAAGCCGGAGACGTCGACGCCCAGTTCGAGGGCCGAGGTCGAGGCCAGACCGAGCAGCCGCCCCGAGTGCAGGTCGCGTTCCAGCGCACGCCGTTCCTCCGGGAGGTAACCGCCCCGGTAGGCGGCGACCCGGTCGGCCAACTGCGGCTCCAGGTTGTCCTGGGCCTGCAGCGCGACCAGTTCGGCGGCCCGGCGGGAGCGGACGAAGGCGACCGTCCGGGTCCCGGCGGACACCAGGTCGGTCAGCAGGTAGGCGGTCTCGGCGGTGGCGGTCCGCCGGACCGGGGCGCCCTGCTCGCCGACGTGCTCGGTGAGCGGCGGCTCCCAGAGCGCGAAGACCAGCGGACCGCGCGGGGAGGCGTCGTCGGTGACCG of Kitasatospora viridis contains these proteins:
- a CDS encoding DEAD/DEAH box helicase; its protein translation is MPPSHRPPEALLDTLAAARGRADRLTHTEHLPAREGRHAPWPPSVRPEIRAAALELGIRQPWTHQVEAMNCAKPGRAVVIATGTASGKSLGYLAPVLSELLAGTEAPNGRGATALYLAPTKALAADQRRRAAELAPQRVRAALYDGDTPPQEREWVRQYASYVLTNPDMLHRGILPAHARWSSFLKTLRYVVVDECHSYRGVFGSHVAQVLRRLRRVCRRYGADPAFLLASATTADPAATAERLTGLPSVAVTDDASPRGPLVFALWEPPLTEHVGEQGAPVRRTATAETAYLLTDLVSAGTRTVAFVRSRRAAELVALQAQDNLEPQLADRVAAYRGGYLPEERRALERDLHSGRLLGLASTSALELGVDVSGLDAVLLAGYPGTRASLWQQAGRAGREAQGALAVLIARDDPLDTYLVHHPEALFERPVEATVLDPDNPHVLAPHLCAAAAELPLTAEDLDLFGPNTAQLLPVLERRGLLRRRSDGSWYWTRRERAVDSVDLRGSGGNPVQIVEESTGRLLGTVDAAASHTTVHTGAVHLHQGRTYLVRELDLENSVALVSAANPSYTTSARDITSISVMSTERTVNWGEGTLNFGSVEVVNQVVGYLRKRIATGEVLGESKLDLPPRTLRTRAVWWTVTEDQLLDALVPFDQLPGAAHAAEHASIGLLPLFATCDRWDIGGVSVPLHPDTQLPTVFVYDGHPGGAGFAEHGFHHAVRWLTATRDAIRACECERGCPSCVQSPKCGNGNDPLDKAGAVRLLTTLLAGAPEPTGQDTTADRAENGRPGKDATGESRPVAGPADG